tgcttgggatttcctctctctccctctctttctgaccttcccctgctcatgctctctctctctctctctctctctctctctcaaaataaatatttaaaaaaaattagctatcaCTATTCTGGCAACAATTTACAAAAgtggtaacatttatttttgtagatatgTGTCGTTCCAGCTTTTTTGGAAAGCTATTGGGCAACACCACtgacattaaaaatatgtgcaCTTTGATCCATTGATCTCACTTCTGGGAATCGATGACACAGCATTAATATGCAAGGAGGtatatataaagataatattttgtAGCATTGTCTGTAGgggccaaaaactagaaacaaggCAAATGCTTATTAATTGGGAAATTAGTAAATAGATTATGGTCCATCCACATTGTGATTATTGgacagccattaaaaagaataaattagaggagtgcctgggtggctcagccagttgagtgtctgactcttgattttggcttaggtcatgatctcacagttgtgagatcaagctctgtgttgggctctccattgacagcacagaacctgtttgagattctctctctcgtccCCTCTCttagccccttccctgctcatgtgctttctctctctctctctctttcaaaataaataaataaacttaataaaaaaaagaacaaattagaaCACCTCTCCAGatagttctctgtgcctttttgcATATTTCTATTCTGTGGCATATTTCAgtgtagaaatgagaaaatataagcCTATTTCCTGATGTATTTCTCCTAAAATTCTTAGGTGACCTTGTCTACATTTCCCTTCTTCATTATACACTAAAGACAAAACTAAATTTGAGGCACATGATTAAATGACACCAAAGAACTAGGCATGGAAAAAATTCTGGTGTTGGCTCTCTGTGAGTCTTGTACCATGTAAACTCTATGTATAAACTGTGTACAATGGCTAAGTGATCTTTAGTTTCCCTTTCaacttaaaaatcatgtttttctcCCTCTTATGCTCTTCAGGTAACTTCAGGATCAGCCTAGCACATGAAGTTGATGGATGGAGGAAATCACTCAGTGGTGTCTGAATTTTTGTTGCTGGGACTCACCAGTTCTCGGGAGAttcagattcttctttttttgttttttactatattttatatagcAAGTATGTTAGGAAACCTTCTCATTGTGCTCACGATAATTTCAGACCATCACTTACATTCCCCCATGTACTTTTTGCTGGCAAATCTTTCCATCATTGACACTGGTGTTTCCAGCATTGCAAGCCCAAAGATGATTTACGACCTTTTCAGAAAACATAAAGTCATCTCGTTGGCAGGGTGCATTACTCAGATGTTCTTTATTCACACTGTTGGGGGTACGGAGATGGTGCTGCTCATAGTTATGGCCTATGACCGATACATTGCTATCTGTAAGCCTCTCCACTACCTGACCATCATGAGCATAAGAATGTGCATTTCCCTTTTGGCTGTTGCCTGGACCATTGGACTCATCCACTCCGTGGCCCAACTGGCTTTTGTTATAAACTTGCCCTTTTGTGGTCCCAACAAAATGGAtagtttttattgtgattttcCTCGGTTCATCAAACTTGCATGTACAGACACATATAGACTGGAGTTTCTGGTCACTGCCAACAGTGGTTTCATCTCCATGGGCACCTTCTTCATCTTGATTGTGTCTTATATCTTCATCCTGGTCACAGTTCGCAAACACTCTTCAGGTGGTTCATCCAAggctctctccactctctctgctcacatCACTGTGGTGGTCTTTTTCTTTGGTCCTTGCATTATTGTCTATGTGTGGCCATTCCCTACCTTACCAATCGATAAATTTTTAGCCATCTTTGATGCCCTTATCACTCCTTTTATGAATCCTATTATCTATACATTCAGAAATAAGGAGATGAAAGTGGCAATAAAGAGACTGTTTGGTAAGGTTTTAAGTGTCAGGAAGAGTTCTTTCATGAACGATCAAAGCCATTTGGATTCATCTTGACTATTTTTGGAAATTAATCTCTTTAAACTTTTCATAAATCTTTTCAGTTTAGTTAGTAATTTCAATATCTACTTGAAAATCGTTCTCAGGACTCTGTTCTGATCTGGTCAGTTTTTTATAGGGGCCCTTACCCTGTGGATCCTGAAACTATTGAGGAAGAATTAATTCAGCCTTGGAATATAGTGTCTTTCTTGTTATAGAAGAATATGAAATCTCACATACTGGGCACATTTTCCATTAAGACAAATGTTGGATACTCCTCTTTGGTAATGATTCTCAAAGACACGTCTCTTCTATCTACATATGTACTGATATTCATACCCTCTGAGTTTCTTTTGTCTATATACTTGgaggaataaacaaaatgaagataggTGCCTAGGTAGCTCTCAGAATTTGAGGCTTCTAACATCTGGATTTGACTATACACACTCAGATTTAGCTAATAATGAGGTTTTTAGATTTAATGGGAATTTGAAGGCAAAATTTGGGATAAATCATAGAATGACAACCTAGGatactttaatattattatttaatcaaaTGTTTTGAGACCAGAGATGTAAAGTCCTACACCACTCAGTGTGtatcataattatattttacCCCAATTATTTCCTAAACAATTTTTATATGGTAAAGAAAGCTATGTGAATATTAAAAGATTATAAATGGATTGAATATTTTGGAGCTAAGGATAGGTAGCACTGgcttatgaataaataaataaaatgcaaaagatttctatgttatatgtatcaagtttataagtaaataaatagcaaattCAAAGTATagacattacaaaagaaaatttattataaagctgtCTACAAATGATGAGATGTATTAATGAATCATCTATAATGAAGAAATGTATTATACTTTccatgtgataaaatatatataattattaaaaaaataaatgtgctgtTTTGAAGTGGTATAAATAACTATTCAAAGAGTATCTCACTACTTTTTTTAAGCTAGCAAATAAATAGGAGCAGGTGTTGAGTGAAGGTCATTATCATTCACATGTAGGTTAGGCAACTTGTTATGAAACTGGCCGGCTATTCATGAGCACCAAGATGATCATCAGCAGCAACAGATCATTTGTAAAAGATGGGAAGAATCATGTTCAAGGCTAAAattgatgcttttttttctttctttttttttttaatgtttatttattcctgagagagagagacgcagagtgtgagcaggagaagggcagagagagagggagacagaatccgaagcaggcgccaggctctgagctgtcagcacagagcctgacgtggggctccaactcacaaactgtgagatcatgacctgagctgaagttggacacttaacctactgagccacccaggcgcgcctaaAATTAGTGTTTCTGACAAATCTTTACCCTCTTCCCTGCCCAGATTTGCCAGTGAATCTCAGCTGCCAGATGAGATACTCTCAAACTTGAGGAAAGATATATTGGTACTCTTTGTAATTCCTGCTTTTATGATcgaaattttttattcttttaaatattgaggtatgattgacatataacattttattagtttcagtgtacaacatgaagatttaatatttatatatattgcaaaatgatcaccacaagaTGGTAGTTTAACATCCATCATCACACATATctacaaatttgttttcttatgatgaaaacttttaagatctagttattcttttagcaattttcaaaatgcaaaaacagtattattaactacagtaaccatgctgtgcattacatccccaggacttattttatatctagaagtttgtaccatattttttttaaccagcctTCCTCTGATGTATATATAATTAGGCATCACATTTTGCTAGTAGAAAGCATGCTATAATACATCtttgtgcactttttttttaatgtttatttatttttgaaggagagagacagaacgtgagtgggggaggggcagagaaacagggagacacaaaatctgaagcagactccaggctctgagctgttcacacagagcctgatgtggggctcaaactcatgaattgtgagatcacgacctgagccaaagtcagatgcttaaccgaccgagccatcgaGGCACCCTGtgcacttttttttattattttcttagaataagaTCTTAGATATGTAATTACTGGTCAAAGAGTGCCCATATTCTTGGGTAGTGGGGAGgattttgtttaaagatttatACACTGAAttaaaggttttcattttcatttaaataaatatatatgcaaaatttcCTTTATTAATAAGTCTCAAGCTCAATAGCGTTATACCTCTTTACAATTTAGGCCACCTGGTTTGCTGagtttttgttaagaaaatgtGTTGCATTcggtcaaattatttttctgcatctattgtgaggataaaaatgatttttcttttctagttttgatACAGTGAATGACACTGATTATTGAATCATCTTTGATTTGGGAATAAAACCATTTGATCATGATGTATTTGCTTTGATATACTTTTGTATTTGCTCtgctagtattttattaataattctgCTTCTGTGTTCATGGGAgtctgtccttttaaaaaaatgtttttggttttggtgtcaaAGTAATGCTAGCTCTATAGAATGGATTGGgacatgtttcctttttcattttctgagaaatCTGTGCAGCAAATTTATGGCATTATTTCTTCGTTAAGTACTTGGTGGAGTTTAATAGTGATGCCATTGGGGCCTTGATTCTTTTTTGTgggagtttcttttttctttactacaAATTCAAGTTTTTTAGTAAATAGAAGGTCACTCagattatttcttcttgagtgagacTTGGTAGTTTTGaatctttcaaactttttttaagtttatttattttgagagagagaatgagcaatgtaagtgggggagcggcagagagagagggagagagagaatcttaggcaggttcctcactgtcagcacagagccccaagagatgcttgatctcacaaaccatgggaccatgacctgagatcgagagtcagatgcccaactgactgagccacccaggtgtctgccCCTCAGATACTTcttatattaagtttttaattttaattccagtatagttaacatacagagttaaattagtttcaggtgtacaatatagtgattcaataattttatatattactctGTGTATCCTTTAATcctcatcatctatttcacccattccaaaccacaacccccccccccccccggtaaccatctgtttgttatctgtagttaagagtctgtttcttggtttgtctttctctttcaaacattttgtctatttcatctaaaTGGTTGAGTTCCCTGGCATAGAGTTGTCCATAATATTCCCTATTCTTCTAAAGCCTGTAGGATCTTCAGTGATGTTGAGATTGGTAATTTTCATTCTTGACATTGGTAATTTCAATTACTTAAATAATTCATGACGCTTAAATGATTCAATGATtttttcaagaactttttctttttccaatataaatatttagtgctataaatttccctgtaagTAAGCAAGGCTTGATCTGCATCACAAATTCCTTGAGATATCTATTTTGAGCCACAGTTTGTTCATCttctttttaaggtttaatttaaattctagctagttaacatacagtgcaatactagTTTCTGGTGTAGAAGtaagtgattcattacttacatacaacactcagtgctcatcaaaagtgccctccttaatacccatcaaccATGTAACCCATTCTCCCACTCATGTCCCCAGTAatcctcccctccagtaaccctcagtttgttctctatagttatgagtctgtttggAACGGCTtcatggctcatttggttaagtgtctgattcctgatttcggctcaggtcatgatctcacaattgtgagattgagccccacattaggctctgtgctgagtgtgggcctgcttgggattctctcttttcccacctctctgctcctcccctatgcatgcgtgcacactctctcaaagtaaataaacattaagagtctgtttttcggtttacctttctttttcctctttgctcatttgttttgtttcttaaattccacatctgagtgaaaccCTATGATATTTATCTTGTctaactggcttattttgcttagcataatactctctagctccatccacatcattgcaaatggcaaaatttcattttttttaatggctgaataatatttcccTGTATatatcagttgatagacatttggactctttccataatttggctagtgttgaaaatgctgctataaacatcaaggtacatgtgcccctttgaatagtatttttgtatcctttgggtaaccacctagtagtgcaattgctgaataatgggctatttctatttttaactttttggggaaactccatactgttttctagagtggctgctccagtttgcattcccatcagcagtataagagggttcccctttctctgactttttgccaacatctgttgtttcctgtgttgataattttagccatttggatagatgtaaggtgatatctcactgtagttatGATTTGTAtcttcctgatgatgagtgatgttgagcatcttttcatgtgtctgttagccatctggatgtcttctttggaaacgtgTCTATTTGcgtcttttgcacatttctttcttttaaaaaaattttttttaaaaatgtttatttatttttgatagacagagcacgagcagggaaggggcagtgagagagaggggaagagggagacacagaatccaaagcaggctccaggctctgagctgtcagcacagacctggatgcggggctcatacccacaaactgtgagatcatgacttgagctgaagtcggacgcttaactgactgagctgcccaggcgccccatatttaaAAGTAGGTTCCTTATTGTAAACACATTGGagattttacagatatttttctgttattaatttcttacatattttcaCTGTTATCAAAGAACACGCTTTGCATGGATCTCAGTCATCTGACATTATTTAGACACGGTTTACAGTCCAggatatggtttattttttatgatatttcattcaaagaatgtacattctgctgtTATTGGTGGAATACTCTATCAATACCAATTAGATTAATAGTGTTCTTCA
This region of Lynx canadensis isolate LIC74 chromosome B3, mLynCan4.pri.v2, whole genome shotgun sequence genomic DNA includes:
- the LOC115517011 gene encoding LOW QUALITY PROTEIN: olfactory receptor 4F3/4F16/4F29-like (The sequence of the model RefSeq protein was modified relative to this genomic sequence to represent the inferred CDS: inserted 1 base in 1 codon) encodes the protein MDGGNHSVVSEFLLLGLTSSREIQILLFLFFTIFYIASMLGNLLIVLTIISDHHLHSPMYFLLANLSIIDTGVSSIASPKMIYDLFRKHKVISLAGCITQMFFIHTVGGTEMVLLIVMAYDRYIAICKPLHYLTIMSIRMCISLLAVAWTIGLIHSVAQLAFVINLPFCGPNKMDSFYCDFPRFIKLACTDTYRLEFLVTANSGFISMGTFFILIVSYIFILVTVRKHSSGGSSKALSTLSAHITVVVFFFGPCIIVYVWPFPTLPIDKFLAIFDALITPFMNPIIYTFRNXGDESGNKETVW